The following coding sequences are from one Campylobacter sp. RM16187 window:
- the rpsF gene encoding 30S ribosomal protein S6, with translation MKHYELLFVFKPTLTEEEVGAKVDFIKEILTKNGAEIASLLPLGTRKLAYTVKKYERGIFFVVYFTSPTAAIAEVERIIRINEEIIKFLTVKFENKKEIAAWERLSKGIKQGKKESKAKAQEIPAEEA, from the coding sequence ATGAAGCATTACGAACTTTTATTCGTATTTAAGCCTACCTTGACTGAAGAAGAAGTAGGCGCAAAAGTTGATTTCATAAAAGAAATCCTTACAAAAAATGGTGCAGAGATAGCATCTTTATTGCCACTTGGTACAAGAAAACTTGCTTATACCGTTAAAAAATATGAGCGTGGTATATTCTTTGTAGTATATTTTACATCTCCTACTGCCGCTATCGCAGAAGTTGAGCGTATCATAAGAATCAATGAGGAGATCATTAAATTCTTAACTGTAAAATTCGAAAATAAAAAAGAGATAGCAGCTTGGGAAAGGCTAAGCAAAGGTATCAAACAAGGCAAAAAAGAGTCAAAAGCTAAAGCCCAAGAAATTCCGGCAGAGGAAGCTTAA
- a CDS encoding alanine racemase, with protein sequence MRFHEIPTPTLIIDKKIVMQNLQKMQEYAEKYKVNLRPHTKTHKMPYFAKLQENFGSKGITVAKVGEAEVMAKNGIKDIFIANEIVGDEKFERIIKLTKDGINLSFGIDSIEQANLIQSAFEKFSAKANVLIEIEVGENRSGVIKKEDFTALINHLKICKNINFKGVFSHDGHSYKATDKKECEQIHLKSQKRTLEFSSIASELNLPAEIVSIGSTPSLINDFEILNGVTEIRPGTYIFMDSSQAMA encoded by the coding sequence ATGCGATTTCATGAAATTCCAACACCCACTTTAATCATAGATAAAAAAATCGTAATGCAAAATTTGCAAAAAATGCAAGAGTATGCAGAAAAATACAAAGTAAATTTGCGTCCTCATACCAAAACTCACAAAATGCCGTATTTCGCCAAACTTCAAGAAAATTTTGGATCCAAAGGCATAACTGTGGCTAAAGTCGGCGAGGCTGAAGTGATGGCTAAAAACGGAATTAAAGATATATTTATAGCAAATGAAATAGTAGGCGATGAAAAATTTGAGCGAATCATAAAACTCACAAAAGACGGCATAAATTTAAGCTTTGGGATTGATAGTATCGAGCAAGCAAATTTAATTCAAAGTGCGTTTGAAAAATTTAGCGCCAAAGCTAATGTGTTAATAGAGATAGAAGTCGGCGAAAATCGCTCAGGAGTAATCAAAAAAGAAGATTTTACAGCACTTATAAACCATCTTAAAATTTGCAAAAATATAAATTTCAAAGGCGTATTTTCACACGACGGTCACTCATACAAAGCTACCGACAAAAAAGAGTGTGAGCAAATTCACTTAAAAAGCCAAAAGCGCACTCTTGAATTTTCATCTATCGCTAGTGAGCTAAATTTGCCGGCCGAGATAGTAAGTATCGGCTCTACGCCTTCGCTAATTAATGATTTTGAGATACTAAATGGCGTAACGGAGATAAGACCGGGAACTTATATCTTTATGGACTCATCTCAAGCCATGGCTTAA
- a CDS encoding RNB domain-containing ribonuclease, producing MKEFLTRLLDGLSEKEISSDHKETLRNLLNLGAITSHNNKFYLNNGFVCGKLDISSNGTGFLMPFDKRFKQDILIENKNLNNSHYGDIILAKLLPLKKKRQSAKVVLTLKLANETSVVYTKHFGQAVLGVNLKTGLSIALKATQKSLKALPIGTLLKINNLNNEITEVIGNINDPFSDEKISLAIYNKNDKFSEASELEAKAWGDSVDASMYPNRVNLRELEFCTIDPIDAKDFDDAIYFDEKNLEIYVAIADVSEYVSSYGAIDKEAKSRGFSIYFPHIAIPMLPRSLSENICSLKPDVARLAFCFKIKLNKNLDVVNEELFEAIITSKKRFNYDEIDEILEGRRASEISWIKPLFELTSNLRAKRLKNAFDFRTQELRMSLDDEGKLLATRFESDSNSHRLVEDCMLLANKAAAKLIDGKGVFRNHGTPDIRKIENLLQDLASLGFDFVYESDLANLIRKIQAQADAMGNREEIDKLIIKAQKKAEYSAQNLGHFGLGFDRYTHFTSPIRRYSDLTLHRLLKAKMKDDKKLFNYLLLNIESACASLSELEREADKVAYDFMDRKFARWAKERIGQRFKAYVSENQNMLVAKLDDEIKGARIYLNSYSAELLQKLIIEITDADIASGEIFAKVVKKIDV from the coding sequence GTGAAAGAATTTTTAACCAGACTACTTGATGGATTAAGCGAAAAAGAGATTTCAAGCGATCACAAAGAGACGCTTAGAAATCTCCTAAATTTAGGCGCTATCACCTCTCACAATAACAAATTTTACCTAAACAACGGCTTTGTATGCGGTAAGCTTGATATAAGCTCAAACGGCACGGGATTTTTGATGCCTTTTGACAAGCGATTTAAGCAAGATATCCTCATAGAAAACAAAAATTTAAACAACTCTCACTACGGCGATATCATCTTAGCCAAACTGCTTCCGCTTAAGAAAAAACGCCAAAGCGCAAAAGTAGTTCTCACGCTTAAACTAGCAAACGAAACAAGCGTAGTTTACACCAAGCACTTTGGTCAAGCCGTCTTGGGAGTAAATTTAAAAACAGGGCTTAGCATAGCGCTAAAAGCCACTCAAAAATCGCTAAAAGCACTGCCTATAGGCACACTGCTAAAAATCAACAACTTAAACAACGAGATAACCGAAGTCATAGGCAACATCAATGATCCTTTTTCGGATGAGAAAATTTCACTTGCGATCTATAACAAAAACGATAAATTTAGCGAAGCGAGCGAACTTGAAGCCAAGGCTTGGGGAGATAGCGTTGATGCCAGCATGTATCCAAACAGAGTTAATCTGCGCGAGCTTGAGTTTTGCACGATTGATCCCATTGATGCAAAAGACTTTGATGACGCAATATATTTTGATGAGAAAAATTTAGAAATTTACGTAGCCATCGCCGATGTAAGCGAATACGTAAGCAGCTACGGGGCAATTGACAAAGAGGCTAAGTCGCGCGGGTTTTCCATATATTTTCCGCATATCGCCATACCGATGTTGCCGCGAAGTCTTAGCGAAAACATCTGCTCGCTAAAGCCCGATGTGGCAAGACTTGCCTTTTGCTTTAAAATTAAACTTAATAAAAATTTAGATGTCGTCAATGAAGAGCTATTTGAAGCCATCATAACTTCTAAAAAGCGATTTAACTACGATGAGATCGATGAAATTTTAGAAGGCAGAAGAGCTAGCGAGATCTCTTGGATAAAACCACTTTTTGAACTCACCTCAAATTTGCGTGCCAAAAGGCTTAAAAACGCATTTGACTTTAGAACGCAGGAGCTTAGGATGAGCCTTGATGACGAGGGCAAGCTGCTTGCAACTAGATTTGAGAGCGACTCAAACTCACACAGACTGGTTGAAGACTGTATGCTACTAGCCAACAAAGCCGCGGCAAAGCTGATAGACGGCAAAGGAGTTTTTAGAAATCACGGCACGCCGGACATCAGAAAGATCGAAAATTTGCTCCAAGACTTAGCTTCGCTTGGATTTGACTTCGTGTATGAAAGCGATCTTGCAAATTTGATACGTAAAATTCAAGCTCAAGCTGACGCTATGGGTAACCGAGAAGAGATAGATAAACTCATCATAAAGGCTCAAAAGAAGGCTGAATATTCGGCTCAGAATTTAGGACACTTCGGACTTGGGTTTGACCGCTATACTCACTTTACAAGCCCGATTCGCCGCTACTCGGATCTCACGCTTCATAGACTGCTAAAAGCCAAGATGAAAGATGATAAAAAGCTCTTTAACTACCTGCTTTTAAACATCGAAAGCGCTTGTGCGAGTTTGAGCGAACTTGAGCGAGAAGCGGATAAAGTGGCGTATGACTTCATGGATAGAAAATTTGCCAGATGGGCAAAAGAGCGAATTGGGCAGAGATTTAAAGCTTACGTAAGCGAAAATCAAAACATGCTCGTTGCAAAGCTTGATGATGAGATAAAGGGCGCTAGGATCTACCTAAACTCTTACTCCGCAGAGCTGCTTCAAAAACTCATCATAGAAATTACCGATGCTGATATCGCAAGCGGTGAAATTTTTGCAAAAGTAGTCAAAAAAATCGATGTATAG
- the holA gene encoding DNA polymerase III subunit delta encodes MYRRELEGLLQSPKFPNTFLLFGADEYQIELFAKEILAKFEGLNLLSLYYDEYDFNLAKSHLCEPSLFGDEPLLHIKSDKKIPSKELKVLIEACKNGGAFIYEFYEADTKSTFDTQKAFGVNFARFFKPNSPDEAVTLLSRQAGKINLNITKNALFELYRIHNENLYLAASELNKLASLNEPINENIVRNLVFSLSSISFDDFFDKFINLKDIRQDFFSCVDDGNFSEILFINSLYRAFFRLFKLHSFIKIEGKFDIKETLGYTPPPNIANELKRQCLSINLNSYKEIFIALNLMEFEIKTNTKLDKTHFLLSSLISMQNLIHKNSKY; translated from the coding sequence ATGTATAGAAGAGAGCTTGAGGGGCTACTGCAAAGCCCGAAATTTCCAAATACATTTTTGCTTTTTGGAGCGGACGAGTATCAAATAGAGCTCTTTGCCAAAGAAATTTTGGCTAAATTTGAAGGGCTAAATTTGCTTAGCCTCTACTACGACGAGTATGATTTCAACCTTGCCAAATCACATCTTTGCGAGCCTTCGCTATTTGGCGATGAACCGCTACTTCATATAAAAAGCGATAAAAAAATCCCGTCAAAAGAGCTAAAAGTGCTAATCGAGGCTTGCAAAAACGGTGGCGCTTTTATCTATGAATTTTACGAAGCAGATACAAAGTCGACCTTTGACACACAAAAGGCTTTTGGCGTGAATTTTGCTAGATTTTTTAAGCCAAATTCGCCAGATGAAGCAGTAACTTTGCTAAGTAGACAAGCAGGCAAGATAAATTTAAACATAACCAAAAACGCTCTTTTTGAGCTTTATAGGATCCACAACGAAAATTTATACTTAGCCGCAAGCGAGCTAAACAAGCTTGCAAGCTTGAATGAGCCGATCAACGAAAACATAGTTAGAAATTTAGTTTTTTCGCTTTCAAGTATAAGTTTTGATGATTTTTTCGACAAATTTATAAATCTAAAAGATATCAGGCAGGATTTTTTCTCTTGCGTGGATGATGGAAATTTTAGTGAAATTTTATTTATAAACTCACTTTACAGAGCCTTTTTTAGGCTTTTTAAACTACATAGTTTTATCAAGATAGAGGGCAAATTTGACATCAAGGAAACTCTTGGCTACACACCGCCTCCAAATATCGCAAATGAGCTTAAAAGACAGTGTCTAAGCATAAATTTAAATAGCTATAAAGAAATTTTTATAGCCTTAAATTTGATGGAATTTGAGATAAAGACAAACACAAAGCTTGATAAAACGCATTTCTTGTTATCTTCGCTCATCTCCATGCAAAATTTAATCCATAAAAACAGCAAATATTAA
- a CDS encoding single-stranded DNA-binding protein, with product MFNKVVLVGNLTRDIELRYTTSGVAIGNSSIAVTRKFTANGEKREETCFIDITFFGKQAEIANQYLNKGSKLLVEGRLKFDQWTDNNGQTRSKHSVSVENMEMLGSAQGQGGFNQNSNQQGGYSQSGSYGNQNYSNQSYSQNANSYANSGAKTPSQQSYNRQPRQDDYNDKIQDIDVDADKYDSDETIPF from the coding sequence ATGTTTAATAAAGTGGTTTTAGTAGGAAATCTTACAAGAGATATCGAACTTAGATACACAACATCAGGAGTTGCGATAGGAAACAGCTCTATAGCCGTTACAAGAAAATTTACAGCAAACGGTGAAAAGCGCGAAGAGACCTGCTTCATCGATATTACATTTTTTGGAAAGCAAGCCGAAATAGCAAACCAATATCTAAACAAAGGCTCCAAACTTCTAGTAGAAGGTCGTTTGAAATTCGACCAATGGACCGATAATAACGGACAAACAAGAAGCAAACATAGCGTAAGTGTAGAGAATATGGAGATGCTTGGCTCAGCTCAAGGACAAGGCGGATTTAATCAAAATAGTAATCAACAAGGCGGATACAGCCAAAGTGGCAGCTACGGTAATCAAAACTATAGCAACCAAAGCTACAGTCAAAATGCAAATAGCTATGCAAACAGCGGTGCAAAAACACCAAGTCAGCAAAGCTACAATAGACAGCCTAGACAAGATGATTACAACGATAAAATTCAAGATATAGATGTGGACGCTGACAAGTACGACAGCGACGAGACAATACCATTTTAA
- the rpsR gene encoding 30S ribosomal protein S18: MAEKRKYSRKYCKYCEAKVDFIDYKDTTLLKYSLSERFKIMPRRLTGNCKKHQEMVEQAIKRARHAAFIPYIVDRDNVVTNPFEGL, encoded by the coding sequence ATGGCAGAGAAAAGAAAATATTCAAGAAAATATTGCAAATATTGCGAAGCAAAAGTTGATTTTATAGACTACAAAGACACGACACTTTTAAAATACTCTCTTTCGGAGCGTTTTAAAATAATGCCAAGACGTCTTACAGGCAACTGCAAAAAGCACCAAGAGATGGTTGAGCAAGCTATAAAAAGAGCTAGACACGCGGCATTTATCCCATATATCGTAGATCGCGATAACGTAGTTACCAATCCTTTTGAAGGATTATAA